In Streptomyces ambofaciens ATCC 23877, a single genomic region encodes these proteins:
- the hutU gene encoding urocanate hydratase, with amino-acid sequence MSGPRPVRAPRGTTPSALGWQQEAALRMLQNNLDPEVAEHPDKLVVYGGTGKAARDWRSFDAMVRTLRTLKQDETMLVQSGRPVGVMQTHEWAPRVLIANSNLVGDWATWEEFRRLEALGLTMYGQMTAGSWIYIGTQGILQGTYETFAAVAAKKFGGTLAGTITLTAGLGGMGGAQPLAVTMNDGVALCIDCDPRAIDRRIEHRYLDVKADSLDHALQLATEARDRRQPLSIGVLGNAADLVPRLLAMGAPIDIVTDQTSAHDPLAYLPTGLAFEDMADAAAKDPAGFTTRARESMARHVEAMVGFQDAGAEVFDYGNSLRGEARLAGYDRAFAFPGFVPAYIRPLFCEGKGPFRWAALSGEASDIAKTDKAILELFPENESLARWIKMAGERVHFQGLPARICWLGYGERDKAGERFNDMVASGELAAPVVIGRDHLDCGSVASPYRETEAMLDGSDAIADWPLLNAMVNVASGASWVSLHHGGGVGMGRSLHAGQVTVADGTALAGEKIRRVLTNDPGMGVIRHVDAGYDIAESVAGERGVRVPMREGDEAREGDGA; translated from the coding sequence ATGTCCGGACCCCGTCCTGTCCGAGCGCCGCGCGGGACCACGCCGAGCGCCCTGGGCTGGCAGCAGGAGGCCGCCCTGCGGATGCTGCAGAACAACCTCGACCCCGAGGTCGCCGAGCACCCCGACAAGCTCGTCGTCTACGGCGGGACGGGCAAGGCGGCCCGCGACTGGCGCTCCTTCGACGCCATGGTCCGCACGCTGAGGACCCTCAAGCAGGACGAGACGATGCTCGTCCAGTCGGGCCGCCCGGTCGGCGTCATGCAGACCCACGAGTGGGCCCCGCGCGTCCTGATCGCCAACTCCAACCTCGTCGGCGACTGGGCCACCTGGGAGGAGTTCCGCCGCCTGGAGGCCCTCGGCCTGACCATGTACGGGCAGATGACGGCGGGCTCCTGGATCTACATCGGCACCCAGGGCATCCTCCAGGGCACCTACGAGACCTTCGCCGCCGTCGCCGCCAAGAAGTTCGGCGGAACCCTCGCCGGGACCATCACCCTCACGGCCGGACTCGGCGGCATGGGCGGCGCCCAGCCCCTCGCCGTCACGATGAACGACGGCGTCGCCCTGTGCATCGACTGCGACCCCCGCGCCATCGACCGCCGCATCGAGCACCGCTACCTCGACGTGAAGGCCGACTCCCTCGACCACGCCCTCCAGCTGGCCACCGAGGCCCGCGACCGGCGTCAGCCGCTGTCCATCGGCGTCCTCGGCAACGCCGCCGACCTGGTCCCGCGGCTGCTCGCCATGGGCGCCCCCATCGACATCGTGACCGACCAGACCTCGGCCCACGACCCCCTCGCCTACCTGCCCACCGGCCTCGCCTTCGAGGACATGGCCGACGCCGCCGCCAAGGACCCGGCCGGCTTCACCACCCGGGCCCGCGAGTCCATGGCCCGGCACGTCGAGGCGATGGTCGGCTTCCAGGACGCCGGCGCCGAGGTCTTCGACTACGGCAACTCCCTCCGCGGCGAGGCCCGGCTCGCCGGATACGACCGGGCGTTCGCCTTCCCCGGCTTCGTCCCCGCCTACATCCGCCCCCTCTTCTGCGAGGGCAAGGGCCCCTTCCGCTGGGCGGCCCTGTCCGGCGAGGCCTCCGACATCGCCAAGACCGACAAGGCGATCCTCGAGCTCTTCCCGGAGAACGAGTCCCTGGCCCGCTGGATCAAGATGGCCGGCGAACGCGTCCACTTCCAGGGACTGCCCGCCCGCATCTGCTGGCTCGGCTACGGCGAGCGCGACAAGGCCGGTGAGCGGTTCAACGACATGGTCGCGAGCGGTGAGCTGGCCGCGCCCGTCGTCATCGGCCGCGACCACCTGGACTGCGGCTCCGTCGCCTCTCCGTACCGCGAGACCGAGGCCATGCTCGACGGCTCCGACGCCATCGCCGACTGGCCGCTGCTCAACGCCATGGTCAACGTGGCCTCCGGCGCCTCCTGGGTCTCCCTCCACCACGGCGGCGGCGTCGGCATGGGCCGCTCCCTCCACGCCGGGCAGGTGACGGTCGCCGACGGCACCGCGCTGGCCGGCGAGAAGATCCGCCGGGTCCTGACCAACGACCCCGGCATGGGCGTCATCCGGCACGTCGACGCCGGGTACGACATCGCCGAGTCGGTCGCCGGGGAGCGGGGCGTGCGGGTGCCGATGCGCGAGGGCGACGAGGCGCGCGAGGGTGA
- a CDS encoding diaminopimelate decarboxylase: MSGGTGMSGGPGGIGARRAARRDEAVRAAVEQGLLGPGTPIVGLLDVTGIRESAAALRAAFEAVTAPGTPVLHAFAVKASPLVPVVRLLHEEGIGAEVASPGELALARAAGVPPERTVLDSPAKTPDELREALTLGVAVNADNPQELERVDALMAEGTSASPLGIRVNPQIGGGSIEALSTATATSKFGVALRDEGAREWVVRAYLDRPWLTRLHAHTGSQGIPLSLMAEGVAETYALAEEINERAGRRQVDTLDIGGGLPVNFASDETTPTFADYARVLREAVPGLFDGRYGLVTEFGRSLLAEHGAVVARVEYAKSAGGRPVAVTHAGVQVATRTVYAPGAWPLRIAAYDGKGLPKQGPDVVQDVAGPACFAGDLLAVGRALPRLEQGDYAAALDTGAYYFAHHYAYNSLARPAVHGFAGRAGGGVAFATVREAQTVDEIVAEAGGEHAAALTDLAGRGGSAGS, from the coding sequence ATGAGCGGTGGCACGGGCATGAGCGGCGGCCCCGGCGGGATCGGCGCACGGCGGGCGGCTCGGCGGGACGAGGCGGTGCGGGCGGCCGTGGAGCAGGGTCTGCTCGGACCCGGTACGCCGATCGTCGGGCTGCTGGACGTCACCGGGATCCGGGAGTCGGCGGCGGCGCTGCGAGCGGCGTTCGAGGCGGTGACGGCGCCCGGGACGCCCGTGCTGCACGCCTTCGCGGTGAAGGCGTCCCCGCTGGTCCCGGTGGTGCGGCTGCTGCACGAGGAGGGTATCGGGGCGGAGGTCGCGAGCCCGGGTGAGCTGGCGCTGGCGCGGGCGGCGGGGGTACCGCCGGAGCGGACGGTGCTGGACTCCCCCGCCAAGACGCCGGACGAGCTGCGGGAGGCGCTCACGCTGGGCGTCGCGGTCAACGCGGACAACCCGCAGGAACTGGAGCGCGTCGACGCGCTGATGGCCGAGGGCACGAGCGCCTCCCCGCTCGGCATCCGGGTCAACCCGCAGATCGGCGGGGGGTCCATCGAGGCCCTGTCGACGGCGACGGCGACTTCCAAGTTCGGGGTGGCGCTGCGCGACGAGGGAGCGCGCGAGTGGGTGGTGCGGGCGTACCTGGACAGGCCGTGGCTGACCCGGCTGCACGCGCACACCGGGTCCCAGGGCATTCCGCTCTCCCTGATGGCCGAGGGCGTGGCGGAGACGTACGCGCTCGCCGAGGAGATCAACGAGCGGGCCGGACGCCGGCAGGTCGACACGCTCGACATCGGCGGCGGCCTGCCGGTGAACTTCGCGTCCGACGAGACGACACCGACGTTCGCCGACTACGCGCGCGTGCTGCGCGAGGCGGTGCCGGGGCTGTTCGACGGCCGGTACGGGCTGGTCACCGAGTTCGGGCGGTCCCTGCTGGCCGAGCACGGCGCCGTCGTGGCGCGCGTGGAGTACGCCAAGAGCGCCGGGGGGCGACCGGTCGCGGTGACGCACGCGGGCGTCCAGGTCGCGACGCGGACGGTGTACGCGCCGGGGGCGTGGCCGCTGCGGATCGCCGCGTACGACGGCAAGGGGCTGCCGAAGCAGGGTCCGGACGTGGTGCAGGACGTGGCGGGTCCGGCGTGCTTCGCGGGCGACCTGCTGGCGGTCGGACGCGCCCTGCCGCGGCTGGAGCAGGGGGACTACGCGGCGGCGCTGGACACGGGGGCGTACTACTTCGCGCATCACTACGCGTACAACTCGCTCGCCCGTCCCGCGGTCCACGGGTTCGCGGGGCGCGCGGGCGGCGGTGTCGCCTTCGCGACCGTCCGGGAGGCCCAGACGGTCGACGAGATCGTCGCCGAGGCGGGAGGTGAGCACGCCGCCGCGCTGACGGACCTGGCCGGCCGCGGGGGTTCCGCCGGCTCGTAG